The window CCACGGTCGCCGGTGCGGTGTCCATGCTGGCCAATTTCGCGCTGTTCTTCGGCAACAACCGCAACAACCCGCTAGGCATCGTCGGCACCATTCTGGTGATGGTGCTGGCGCCGATGGCCGCGATGCTGGTGCAGATGGCGATCAGCCGCTCGCGCGAATACGAGGCCGACCGGGTTGGCGCGGAAATCTGCGGCCGCCCGCTGTGGCTGGCCTCGGCCTTGCGCAAGATCGAGCAGGCAGCTCAGGTGATCGACAACAACCCGGCCGAGAGCAACCCCGCGACCGCGCACATGTTCATCATCAATCCGTTGCATGCGCATGCGGTGGACGGGCTGTTCACCACCCATCCGAAGACGGCGGAGCGTATCCGCCGGCTGGAGGAAATGGCCGGGCAGAAGCTGGCGGCCGCTGCCGGCCCCTGGGGTTAAACCTGATGGGGAAAGCGGTGGTTCAGCAAGCGATGGCCTGCGGTCCCTGCAGCCGGTCGATCTTGCGGATCAGGTAATCGACGTCCGCCTGGTCGAGGATATTGTCCGGGTTTTCATCCACCGCCGTCAGCACGCGCTCGATCATCCGCACGGCATAGCGCTCGCGGTCGCGCTCAAGCCCGTCGAACTGCGTCTCGTCGGCAACCTCCACGGCGGTCTGCAGCACGACGGCGAGCCGCCCCGGCAGATCGGCCTTCTTCAGCAGCGAGGCGAGGCCGCGCCGGCCGGCATCATGCACCAGCAGCCGCGCATTCTCGCGCGGGATGCCGGCAATGACCGCCAGCGAGGATTCCAGGAAATCGATGTCGCCCAGCACGGCGGCACGCAGGATCAGCGATTCGGTGAGCCGGCCATTCTTGTGCAGCTGCTTCGCCAGCGCCTCGACCGCCAGGGTGGAGCGCGCGCCGCGCAGCAGCGACATGGTCGCCCGCTCGCGGCTTTCCAGCACAAGATCGGTCGCCATGTCGGGCGACAGGGCGTGATGCGTGACCAGCCGCTCGCGCAGCCGCTCGGACACCAGATTGACCAGCCGTTCGGCGATGGTCACCGGCAGCACCGGCCGGCTGACCAGCCCTTCCTTCACGGTCTCGCTGTTCGGGAAGGCGGCAAGCGCCCGCTCCATCGCGCGGTCACTCAGATCGGCGCCGGGATTGGACACCACGGTCGCCACCACGGCCTCGTTGCCGCTGTCCACCAGCGCGTCGGCGACGCTGCCCGGCACATGCTCGCGCTTGGCGATGGACAGCAGCTTCGCGGTGTCGCTGTCGCGCACCAGCATCAGCAGGTCGGCCTCGGTCAGCACCGAGGCGCTTTCCAGGATCGGCCCGGCCACCTCGGCCTCGTCGCTGGCCAGGATCATCGCCAGATCATGCGGCAGATCGGGAAGCGACTTCACGCTGGCGGCAAGCGCCGCGCGCACCCGCTGCTCGGCATCGCGCGCGAACATCTGGAACAGCGCCATCACCGCCTCGCGCTCGGCGGGCGACATCTCGCTCTCGGCATAGGTGGCGGCGAGCTTCTGGACAGTCGCCTGCCGGCTTTCGCCGGAACGGTCGGCGGCCAGCCGCGCCACATCCTGGGCGCTGAGGCCGTGGCCCGCGGATTCCTTGGCTTTAGGGCTCTCGCCCTTCGGGTCGCCGGATTTCGTCACCTTGTCCCTCACCCCGTCGCGGAATGACATAAAATTTACATCATTATGCGCTTAATCATGCATTCCATGCAATCCAGCGAATCTGGCCTGCGACCAACAGTCCGGTTGCCGCGCGGCCCGCAACAACTAGAATTAGTCCGCGTATGTGCCCTAAACACATGCCCGTACATATGGGAGAAAACAGAATGCTGATGAGGAAGCTAAGCCTGCCGGTCGTTGCCGCCGCGCTCGCCACCGTCATTTTCGCCCCCCAGGTTCAGGCCGGGGATGCCGCGGCCGGGCAGAAGGTCTTCAACAAGTGCCGCGCCTGCCACGTGGCGGACAAGGAGACCAACCGGGTCGGCCCGCATCTGGTCGGCATCATCGGCCGCAAGACCGCCAGCGTCGATGGTTTCAAGTACTCCGATGGCATGAAGGCGGCCGGCGAGAAGGGCCTCGTCTGGACCGAGGAGAATTTCACCAAGTACATGAAGGACCCGAAGGATTTCGTGCCGGGCAACCGCATGGCCTTCGTCGGTCTGAAGAGCGACAAGGAAATCGAAGACCTGATCGCCTTCCTGAAGAAGTAGTCTGCACGACAGCACGTTAATGCGCGTTTCCCTCGCCCCGGAAGGGGAGAAGGATGCGAACGCTTACGAACGTAAGTGAGTTAGCGGAAGCCGGGTGAGGGGAGATTTGGTGCCACCCTTGTGCATGTCCCCCTCACCCAGCTTCGCCTAGCCTCGGCTTCGCCTAGCCAAGGCTGCGCAACCCTCTCCCCCAAGGGGGCGAGGGAATCACCAGAAAGCAATTATAGAAATCCCTCACACCGACAGATAGGCTTGGCGGGCGTCCTCGTCCGCCATCAGCTCGTCCATGGTGCCGGAAAAGCGGATGCCGCCCTTCTCGATGATGGTCGCGCGGTCGGCGACCAGCTTCGCGAAATGCAGATTCTGCTCCGACAGGATGAGCGTCAGCCCTTCCGCCTTCAGCGCCTTCAGCGTGACGGCCATCTGCTCCACGATCTTCGGCGCCAGCCCCTCGGACGGTTCGTCCAGCAGCACCAAAGAGGGGTTGCCCATCAGCGTGCGTGCGATGGTCAGCATCTGCTGTTCGCCGCCGCTCATCTGCCCGCCCGGCCGGCGCCGCATCTCCGCCAGGTTGGGGAACAGCGCATAGAGCTTCTCCGGAGTCCATTCCGGCACGCCAGGCCGGGCCGGCTGGCGCCCGACCTCCAGATTCTCCTCGACCGTCAGCTCGGTGAATACACGGCGTTCCTCCGGCACGTAGCCGAGGCCCAGCCGGACGATCTCGTGCGGCGGCCGTCCCGCCACTTCCGTTCCCTCGAAACTGATGCTGCCCGATGTCGGCGGCACCAGCCCGACGATGGATTTCATGGTGGTGGACTTGCCGGCCCCGTTGCGGCCCAGCAGCGCCAGCACCTCGCCACGCGACACTGACAGCGCCACATCGGCCAGGATATGGGCGCGGCCATAATGCGCATTCAGCCCTTCGACGGTCAGCATCACGAAGCCTCCCCCGCGAACATGGCGCCACTGCCGAGATAGGTTTCCTGCACCAGCGGATTGTCGCGCACCGCCGCCGGCGTGCCCTCGGCCAGCAGCCGGCCCCGGTTCAGCACCAGCACCCGGTCGGCATGGCCGAACACCACATCCATGTCATGCTCGGTGAACAGCACGGAGATGCCGCGCTGCTTCACGATACTGGCGGTCAGCTCCATCAGCCCGACGCGCTCGCGCGGGGCCATGCCGGCGGTCGGCTCGTCCATCAGCAGCAGCTTCGGCGCATTCGCCAGCGCCACCGCCAGCTCGACGCGCTTCAGGTCGCCATAGGCCAGCACGCCGCAGGCGCGCTCCGCCTGCTCCGCCATGCCGACGAGGGCGAGCAGCTCCATCGCCTCCTCCCGGTACTGGCGACCGGCATCGGCGAACAGCGACAGCAGGCGGTTATGGTGCGACAGCAGCGCCATCTGCACATTCTCGCGCACGCTCATCGAGCCGAAGGTGGCGGTGATCTGGAAGGTGCGCCCAACGCCCAGCCGCCAGATGCGGCGCGGCGCCATGCCGGCAATGTCACGGCCCAGCAGCCGGATGGTGCCGGCATTGGGCTTCAGCTGGCCCATCAGCATGTTGAAGCAGGTGGTCTTGCCGGCGCCGTTCGGGCCGATCAGCGCCAGCAGCTCCCCGGCATCCAGCGTGAAGGACACATCGCTGACGGCGTGGATACCGCCGAAGGATTTGGCGAGGCCCGCAACCTCAAGCACCCGGCTCATGCCGCATCCTCCCGGTCCATGAAGCGATGGCGCACGAAGCCGGCGATGCCCTGCGGGAAGGCCACCACAAGCCCGACTATGACGAGGCCCAGCAGGATGCGCCAGTAATTGGTCAAGCTCACCAGCTCGGTCTTGATGGCGGTGAAGCTGACCGCGCCGACAATCGGCCCGGCCAGCGTCTGCACGCCGCCCAGCAGCACCATGACCAGCGCATCGACCGACAGCGGGATCGCCATTAGGTCGGGCGAGACGCTGCCCTTCAGGAAGGCGAAAAGCCCGCCGGCGATGCCGGCGAACAGCCCGGCCAGGGTGAAGCCGAACCAGCGCATGCGGCGCACATCGATGCCGATGGCATCCGCACGCAGCGGCGAATCACGGCCGGCCCGCAGCGCATAGCCGAAGGGCGAGAAGGCGGTGCGCCTGAGCGCCAGCAGCGCCAGCACCACGACGATGGCGGCAAAGCCGTAGAAGGCCGCCGCCGAGGACGCCCAGGAGGACGGCCAGATGCCCAGCATGCCATTGTCGCCGCCGGTGACATCGAGCCACTGGAAGGCGACCGCCCAGGCGATCTGCGCGAAGGCCAGCGTCAGCATGGCGAGATAGACGCCCGACAGCCGCACGCAGAACCAGCCGAACAGCAGCGCCCCCAGCGCGCCTCCGACCGGCGCCATGAACAGGGCGGCCTCCATCGGCCAGGCGAAATGCTTCACCATCAGTGCCGCCCCATAGGCGCCGAGGCCGAAATAGGCGGCATGGCCGAAGGAGATGACGCCGCCGATCCCCATCAGGAAATGCAAGGACGCGGCGAACAGCGCGAAGATCAGGATTTCCGTGGCGATGGTCAGCGCGTAATTGCCCGCCATGCCGGGCAGCGCCACCAGCAGGGCCAGGACCGCGAGGCCAAACCATTTCAGCGAGGCGGGGGCGGGCAGCAGCGGCGGTTCCACCGCGCCATGCGCGGCATGCAGTGTTTCCCGCCGGCCCAGCAGCCCCCAGGGCCGCACCACCAGCACCACCGCCATGACGGCGAAGATCAGCACCAGCTCGACCTGCCAGAACTGGATGCCCAGCACGCTCATATCCGCATTGGCGACGGCGAAGACGCGGATCAGCGCGATCAGCAGCGCCGCCAGATAGGCGCCGAGGATCGAGCCCATGCCGCCGACCACCGTGACGACGAACACTTCGGCGATGATGCCCAGATCCATGGTCAGGCTGGCATTGCCCTTGGGCAGCTGGATCGCCCCGCCCAGCCCGGCCAGTGCGGTACCCAGGAAGAACACGCCGGTCAGCAGCCATTTCTGGTTCACGCCCAGCGCCGCCACCATCTGCCGGTCCTGCGTCGCGGCCCGCACCAGAATGCCGAAGCGGGTGCGGTGGAACAGCAGCCACAGCCCGGCCAGTACCAGCGGCGCGAAGGCGATGAGGAAGAGATCATATTCCGGCAGGCGCTGCACGCCGAACGGCACGGCGCCGGTCAGCCCCGGTGCACGCGGGCCCAGCAGGTCTTCCGCGCCCCAGATATAGAGCGCGATATCCTGCACGATCAGCACCACACCGAAGGTGGCGAGCAGCTGGAACAGCTCCGGCGCGTGGTAGATGCGGCGCAGGATGGTCATTTCCATCGCCACGCCGATCAGCCCGACGGCGATGGCAGCCAGCAGCACCCCGCTCCAGAAGGCGAGCACGCCGCCGCCCATCCCCTCGATCAGCGTCCAGGCGATATAGGCGCCCAGCATGTAGAAGCTGCCATGGGCGAAATTCACGATCCGGGTAACGCCAAAGATGATGGTCAGCCCGCAGGCGACCAGAAACAGGGCAGAGGCGCTGGCAAGCCCGGTCAGCAACTGGGCGATGAACAGTTCCAAGGGCGGGGTTCCCTACTTCTCCCCTCTCCCCCAAGACTTACGCCCAGGGCGGGAGAGGGTTGACGAGGCTTGGCGAGGAACGAGGCTAGCCGAGGCTGGGTGAGGGGTAACCTTATCGACACAAGCCCCCTCACCCGGTTCGCTATCGCTCACCACCCTCTCCCGCGAGGGGAGAGGGTGAGCAGGGCGGTTAGCCATCCCAGCGAGGGAAAAGGCCTACGATAAAAGCTTACTCCTTCGCGCGGAGCTTCTTCACCACCTCGTCGGGCGGCAGATAGTCCTCGCCCTTGCCGAAGCGCCAGTCGACCATGCGCGGCATGCCGTCCTTCACGGTCAGCGTGCCGACATAGGCGCCCATGGTGCTCTGGTTGTCGATGGCGCGGTAGGTGATCGGCCCCAGCGGCGTGCCGAGCTTCAGGTCGGCGAAGGCATCCACGACCTTCTCCGTCTCGGTCGTGCCGGCCTTCTCCATCGCCGCCTTCACCGAATACAGCGCGGCATAGCCGACCACCGAGCCGAGGCGCGGATAGTCGTTGAACTTCTTCTGGAAGGCCTCGCGGAACTTCACATGCTCCGGCGTCTCGATGGCGTACCAGGGATAGCCGGTGACCAGCCAGCCCTCCGGTGCCTCATCCTTCAGCGGGTCGATCCAGTCCGGCTCGCCGCCCAGCATGCTGGCCACGGTGCGCTTCTCCCACAGGCCGCGCACCTTGCCTTCGCGCACGAACTTCAGCAGGTCGCCGCCGAAGGTGACGTTGAAGATGGCGTCCGGATTGGCCGCCGCCAGCGCCTGCACGGCGGCACCGGCATCGATCTTGCCCAGCGCCGGCCACTGCTCGGCGACGAACTCCACATCCGGCTTCTTCGCCTTCAAGAGCTCCTTGAAGGCGGCGACGGCGGACTGGCCATATTCATAGTTCGGCGCGATGGTCGCCCAACGCTTGGCCGGCAGCTTCGCCGCCTCCTCCGCCAGCAGGGCCGCCTGCACATAGGTGCCGGGGCGCAGCCGGAAGGTGTAGCGGTTGCCCTTCTGCCAGGCGATCGAGTCGGACAGCGGCTCGGCGGCGATGAAGATCACCTTCTTCTGCTTGGCGAAGTCGGACACGGCAAGGCCGACATGCGACAGCAGCGTGCCGAACAGCAGGGTCGCGCCCTCGCGGCTGACCAGCTCGTTCGCCACGGTCACCGCGTCGGCCGGCTTGGCGCCATCATCGCGGCTGACCACCGTAACCTGTTTGCCGAGAATGCCACCGGACGCGTTGATCTCCTCCAGCGCCAGCTCCCAGCCCTGCTTGTAGGGGATCGTGAAGGAAGCGAAGCCGGTATAGGAATTCATATCGCCCAGCACGATCTTGTCGGCGGCGACAGCCGACCCGTTAGCCGCCAGTGCGGCGGTCATGCCGGCGGCGAGTGCCAGGCCGGAAAAGCGTCTGCGTGTCATCATCGTCGGTCCCCCAAACAAAGTGGATTGCTCTAACAACCTGGCCCGTTCTTAACGCAGGCCATCCTCTCCCTTGATCTCGCTGACCTGCAGGCCGCCGACACGGGCATGGATGCGCCCGCCGGTGGTCATGACCAGGCAATAGACGATCTCGTCGGCGCGCGGCGCGTCGTGAATGCCGACCTCCATCGCGTCGAAATGGCTGCGCACATAGGCAGCGTCCTTGTGGCCCAGCGCGACATCGAGGCGCGCGCCCGCCGACCCTACCTTGGTGGCGGACGGCACGATGGCCTTGGCGCTGCCCAGCAGCTCGCGCATCGCATAGCCGCCCGGCACATGCCAGCAGGCACCATGCTCCAGCTCGCCCGCCGTGCCGATGATCGAGCCCTTGCCGTAGCTCTCGATCTTCGCAACGTCGCCGCCCAGTGCTGCGATCAGCCGTTGCGACATCTCCAGCCCCAGCGGCTTCAGCGCCTCCATCAGCGGCGTGATGTCTGCGACATAGCGCCCGGCATAGGGATTCTTCAGCACCGCCAGACAGGCGGCGCGCAGGATCGGTCGTTCCGGCGCGGGGCCGCCCTCGTGGCGGATTTCCTCCACGGTCAGGACCATCTTGCGGATCTGGACCAGCTCGCTCATCTCGTCTCCGTCAGTTCGGGCAGTTCGGGGCTGAGGGCGGTGCCGCACAGGGCAAAACGTCCGCGCAATGACAGCACCGCCGCATGGATGTGTCCAGCCTCGCGCATCGCATGGGCCCGTTGCAGCCCGACGGCAAGCGCCTGGCCGATCTCGTCATCGCCCAGCGGCCCGACCTCCAGCGTCACCGGCAGGTCGCCGAG is drawn from Oceanibaculum indicum P24 and contains these coding sequences:
- a CDS encoding ABC transporter substrate-binding protein, with the protein product MMTRRRFSGLALAAGMTAALAANGSAVAADKIVLGDMNSYTGFASFTIPYKQGWELALEEINASGGILGKQVTVVSRDDGAKPADAVTVANELVSREGATLLFGTLLSHVGLAVSDFAKQKKVIFIAAEPLSDSIAWQKGNRYTFRLRPGTYVQAALLAEEAAKLPAKRWATIAPNYEYGQSAVAAFKELLKAKKPDVEFVAEQWPALGKIDAGAAVQALAAANPDAIFNVTFGGDLLKFVREGKVRGLWEKRTVASMLGGEPDWIDPLKDEAPEGWLVTGYPWYAIETPEHVKFREAFQKKFNDYPRLGSVVGYAALYSVKAAMEKAGTTETEKVVDAFADLKLGTPLGPITYRAIDNQSTMGAYVGTLTVKDGMPRMVDWRFGKGEDYLPPDEVVKKLRAKE
- a CDS encoding DUF2336 domain-containing protein, whose protein sequence is MSFRDGVRDKVTKSGDPKGESPKAKESAGHGLSAQDVARLAADRSGESRQATVQKLAATYAESEMSPAEREAVMALFQMFARDAEQRVRAALAASVKSLPDLPHDLAMILASDEAEVAGPILESASVLTEADLLMLVRDSDTAKLLSIAKREHVPGSVADALVDSGNEAVVATVVSNPGADLSDRAMERALAAFPNSETVKEGLVSRPVLPVTIAERLVNLVSERLRERLVTHHALSPDMATDLVLESRERATMSLLRGARSTLAVEALAKQLHKNGRLTESLILRAAVLGDIDFLESSLAVIAGIPRENARLLVHDAGRRGLASLLKKADLPGRLAVVLQTAVEVADETQFDGLERDRERYAVRMIERVLTAVDENPDNILDQADVDYLIRKIDRLQGPQAIAC
- a CDS encoding ABC transporter ATP-binding protein, which codes for MSRVLEVAGLAKSFGGIHAVSDVSFTLDAGELLALIGPNGAGKTTCFNMLMGQLKPNAGTIRLLGRDIAGMAPRRIWRLGVGRTFQITATFGSMSVRENVQMALLSHHNRLLSLFADAGRQYREEAMELLALVGMAEQAERACGVLAYGDLKRVELAVALANAPKLLLMDEPTAGMAPRERVGLMELTASIVKQRGISVLFTEHDMDVVFGHADRVLVLNRGRLLAEGTPAAVRDNPLVQETYLGSGAMFAGEAS
- a CDS encoding c-type cytochrome, yielding MLMRKLSLPVVAAALATVIFAPQVQAGDAAAGQKVFNKCRACHVADKETNRVGPHLVGIIGRKTASVDGFKYSDGMKAAGEKGLVWTEENFTKYMKDPKDFVPGNRMAFVGLKSDKEIEDLIAFLKK
- a CDS encoding ABC transporter ATP-binding protein — translated: MLTVEGLNAHYGRAHILADVALSVSRGEVLALLGRNGAGKSTTMKSIVGLVPPTSGSISFEGTEVAGRPPHEIVRLGLGYVPEERRVFTELTVEENLEVGRQPARPGVPEWTPEKLYALFPNLAEMRRRPGGQMSGGEQQMLTIARTLMGNPSLVLLDEPSEGLAPKIVEQMAVTLKALKAEGLTLILSEQNLHFAKLVADRATIIEKGGIRFSGTMDELMADEDARQAYLSV
- a CDS encoding ABC transporter permease, with amino-acid sequence MELFIAQLLTGLASASALFLVACGLTIIFGVTRIVNFAHGSFYMLGAYIAWTLIEGMGGGVLAFWSGVLLAAIAVGLIGVAMEMTILRRIYHAPELFQLLATFGVVLIVQDIALYIWGAEDLLGPRAPGLTGAVPFGVQRLPEYDLFLIAFAPLVLAGLWLLFHRTRFGILVRAATQDRQMVAALGVNQKWLLTGVFFLGTALAGLGGAIQLPKGNASLTMDLGIIAEVFVVTVVGGMGSILGAYLAALLIALIRVFAVANADMSVLGIQFWQVELVLIFAVMAVVLVVRPWGLLGRRETLHAAHGAVEPPLLPAPASLKWFGLAVLALLVALPGMAGNYALTIATEILIFALFAASLHFLMGIGGVISFGHAAYFGLGAYGAALMVKHFAWPMEAALFMAPVGGALGALLFGWFCVRLSGVYLAMLTLAFAQIAWAVAFQWLDVTGGDNGMLGIWPSSWASSAAAFYGFAAIVVVLALLALRRTAFSPFGYALRAGRDSPLRADAIGIDVRRMRWFGFTLAGLFAGIAGGLFAFLKGSVSPDLMAIPLSVDALVMVLLGGVQTLAGPIVGAVSFTAIKTELVSLTNYWRILLGLVIVGLVVAFPQGIAGFVRHRFMDREDAA
- a CDS encoding amino acid synthesis family protein, encoding MSELVQIRKMVLTVEEIRHEGGPAPERPILRAACLAVLKNPYAGRYVADITPLMEALKPLGLEMSQRLIAALGGDVAKIESYGKGSIIGTAGELEHGACWHVPGGYAMRELLGSAKAIVPSATKVGSAGARLDVALGHKDAAYVRSHFDAMEVGIHDAPRADEIVYCLVMTTGGRIHARVGGLQVSEIKGEDGLR